The genomic interval ttaattttgagGGATTTTACCCAAGGCACGTAAACCcactttaaaaagaaatttaaagaaatgatgtggtattaaaaaaattatatttaaaaacatttacatcacacaccatccacatggtataatttaatttagaagataaattttaaaatttaaatctgacagattaaattatgtcatatggataatatgtgatatacaaatattcaaatatcactactcacaaaattatattaaaaaaattaaaaatattcaatctagaaaaattttaaactcaTATTGACCTTGTACTAAAAAACTTGTAACTTGTCGTATAAAATCaagaacaaattataaaatagaactgaataatttatttacttatttataattttgacgAAACATTCATCTTTTATCTCCATGGCTGTCAAGTATATAAAGCGTGTCTACAAAGGAACGAACTAGCGAATGCCCGAATGGCTTCGGTGCCAACTCTGCTCTATACTCAGCAAATTTCATTATTCGGCCTAATTTCCCACCAATTCCCTTCCTTAATCTGCTACAGCCCCCCATTTCAAACATCCAACCCTCCTCATCTTCTCCGATTCACTTATCCAAATCTCATTCTCTCCCACAAGCAATTAGCAACACCCAAATCCCAACAAAACAACCACTCCTCCTCCCCCATAACCAAGACCCAAGACGACGGCATTCCCATTGAAGACGTCAAGATTCTCGTCAAGTTCAAGTCCAGGCACAATTACATTCGCGTTCTCCAAGTTTCCAGAAAAGCTGACCACCCTTTTGCCGGCTCTAGGCTCCTGCTCCTCGATGGCCCTGGAAACATCCACAGCATCTCGTTCCTATTCAACCAATCGCTCACCAACACTTACTTTGATGTCTTCGCCACCTTGCCGCCGATCTTGCCGCCCGGGCCTTTGGGAATTCTCGGGTTCGGAGCGGGTTCGGCTGCTCGTTTGTGCCTTGAGTTGTACCCGGAATTGGTTATCCACGGATGGGAGCTTGACCCGTCTGTGATTGCTGTGGGGAGAGAGTATTTTGGCCTGGCAAAGCTCGAGAGACAATACAAACAAAGGCTTTTTGTCTACGTTGGTAATGCATTGAAAGCTACAGTTCCAAATGGGTTTTCTGGAATCTTTGTTGATTTGTTTAGTAAAGGTAGTTTGATTCCAGAACTTCAGGATCCGAATACTTGGCGGCTGCTGACCAAGTGTTTGAGAAAAGGCGGGAGAGTTATGGTTAATGTTGGGGGTAGTTGTGTGGAAGCTGAGGATTCGCGGAGAGATGGGAAGGTAGTCATGGAAGAGTCTTTGAAGGCAATGCGGCTGGTTTTCGGCGACAAGCTTTACGTTATGAATCTTGGGAATCGGAAGGACGATAGCTCCATAGCTCTCACCGGTGAGTTGCCGGATCTTGATGCTTGGAAGACATCGCTTCCTCGTTCTTTGAGGTGCTATGTTGATATGTGGACAGCATTTCATAGTTAATATGGTATGTGCTGGCACTGTTTGTGTTTGGCTTATGGCTTTTGTGTATGTAGACAAGCTTCACAAAGTTGcggaattaaaatatttatttatggcATCTTGTTTAGCTATTTGTAGGAAATGGGAACTCATAGCaggaaagattattcatgaagtTGAGCTATAGAATGCCTTCTTTTGGCAAACTATGAAATATCAGGATTAGCTGTATACCAATCATGTGATTCTGATAGAGCATTGGAATGCATGAATATGATTAATATggctttaaaaaatattgggaCTTTGAGATTTATTCAAATTGAGCCTTTTTACTTGACTTTAAAGGAGGCATAACAACTAAGCACCACAGAATCTTACTGAATCATTTGGAAGGTTTAAATATCCATTAAAATGCCATTTGATATGGTAACCAAGGTTTTACGTTGATGAGTTAGTAGTCCTTAGGCATAACTTTTAAGACAGATATTGCGCAGTGGATATAAACTAATCATCACTAATTGCCAAATTTCACTCTAGCTAGAACATTTATGTGGGATGGCTAATTTGTGCAATCTACACTCGAAAGATCTATATTGTTCCTTGCTGcactttttttccaaaaatcgcTTTTACCCAACGCATGCCAATCAGCCACTTGAATGATTTTTCTATACACGCATAATTGAGACACCTGTACTGATAGTATTTGAATCTGCTCTCAAATGTCTTTCATTGCCCAATGCGTCTTAACTCTAAACACAGGCACAACGGTGTAGCCTCGTGCACGACATTTATCGTGTTTAGTGAAATACAACGTTAAGTAACTAGTGTTGAAATAGTGTGtagcagaaaagaaaaaacccacCAAAGAGAATTCCCCCTGGTCACTGAGAGAAAAAAAGCTATATC from Juglans regia cultivar Chandler chromosome 2, Walnut 2.0, whole genome shotgun sequence carries:
- the LOC109003843 gene encoding probable polyamine aminopropyl transferase → MASVPTLLYTQQISLFGLISHQFPSLICYSPPFQTSNPPHLLRFTYPNLILSHKQLATPKSQQNNHSSSPITKTQDDGIPIEDVKILVKFKSRHNYIRVLQVSRKADHPFAGSRLLLLDGPGNIHSISFLFNQSLTNTYFDVFATLPPILPPGPLGILGFGAGSAARLCLELYPELVIHGWELDPSVIAVGREYFGLAKLERQYKQRLFVYVGNALKATVPNGFSGIFVDLFSKGSLIPELQDPNTWRLLTKCLRKGGRVMVNVGGSCVEAEDSRRDGKVVMEESLKAMRLVFGDKLYVMNLGNRKDDSSIALTGELPDLDAWKTSLPRSLRCYVDMWTAFHS